In Rhodococcus qingshengii JCM 15477, the sequence AAGGTCCCTTGAACGGTCGTCCAGTTGTAGTTGCGCTAAGTAACGGATCCCACGTCGGCAACCGATATTGCGGACGGCCTGCCAGGTAGCGTGCTCCAGAGAACGTAGACGCGGCGCGGCGCAACCGGCCGCCCTTTCGAAACGGAGCCCGAAGATGACCGAGACAGTGGCGCACAATCCCGCGGAAACGCGTTTCGAGATCCGAGTCGACGGCGAACTCGCCGGTTTCGCCGAGTACTCGGACCATTCCGGCGTCCGTGATTTCCACCACACGGTGACCTATCCGCAGTTTCGTGGGCGCGGGCTTGCCGCCATCGTGGTGCGTGAAGCGCTCGATCAGACCCGGAAC encodes:
- a CDS encoding GNAT family N-acetyltransferase codes for the protein MTETVAHNPAETRFEIRVDGELAGFAEYSDHSGVRDFHHTVTYPQFRGRGLAAIVVREALDQTRNEGLKILPTCSYVEKFVAENPVYQA